Within Streptomyces roseirectus, the genomic segment CTTGGCGTGGTGTTCCACCAGCTTGGCGTGGTGTTCCACCGGACGACACCCGTTCGCCCTACCGTGCCTCCATGCGCCTGAGAACCGTACTCGCGACCCTCACCGCCGGCCTGGCGGCGGCCACCACGCTGACCGCCGCGGGCCCGGCCGCAGCCTCCGCCAACTCGCCTGGCGGCCACGCCTGTTCGCCCGCCGTGACCCTCGACGGCTTCTCCGACTCCCTCGACAAGACGTCGTACGACGGGACCTTCACCGGCAACCTCTCCGCCCTCGCCCCCGATCCGGACGGCACCCTCGCCGCCCTCTCCGACCGCTCGGCCCTGTTCTCCCTGGACCGGCGAACTCTTGAGCCCCGCAAGGTCGTTCAGCTCGCCGACGAGAAGGGCGCGGCCCTCGACGCCGAGGGCCTGGTGATCGACCGCGACGGCACACGGCTGGTCACCTCCGAGACCGAGCCGTCGGTGCGCCGCTACGACCGGGACGGCCGGCTCCTCGGCCGGCTCCCCGTGCCCGCCCCGCTCCAGGTCGCGCCGGCCGGCCGGGCCGTCGTCAACGGCACGTTCGAGGGCCTGAGTTGGGCGGACGGCGGACGGGCGCTGCTGGCGTCCATGGAGTACGCGCTCAGCGGCGACGCCGCCGGGACCGTCCGGTTGCAGACCTGGAAGCGGCACGGGGCCGCGTTCACGCTCGGCGCGCAGTACGCCTACCGCGCGGACGCCGGGCTCGGCGTGCCCGAGGTCCAGGCCCTCCCCGACGGCCGGCTCCTGGTCCTGGAACGGGGGTTCACCGCCGGCGTC encodes:
- a CDS encoding esterase-like activity of phytase family protein; translation: MRLRTVLATLTAGLAAATTLTAAGPAAASANSPGGHACSPAVTLDGFSDSLDKTSYDGTFTGNLSALAPDPDGTLAALSDRSALFSLDRRTLEPRKVVQLADEKGAALDAEGLVIDRDGTRLVTSETEPSVRRYDRDGRLLGRLPVPAPLQVAPAGRAVVNGTFEGLSWADGGRALLASMEYALSGDAAGTVRLQTWKRHGAAFTLGAQYAYRADAGLGVPEVQALPDGRLLVLERGFTAGVGNTVRLYLADPRRASDTRDVEHLTGQAGVRLVRKTLLADIVDCPSLGATAKQPQPNPLLDNIEGMAVTGRAPGRPGTFRVTLVSDDNQNAVQTTRFYFLRVRTR